The Novipirellula aureliae DNA window TCACGCGGTATGTCGTTCGCCCAATGTGCCAAGATGTTTTTTCATCATTTCACTGATTGGAATGTCTTGGATCACCGTTTCCACGGTCGCCTCTGCGCAAACAAACTCGACATTGAGCTCGGATGGCCATTCGGTAAGCGTCCGTCGTCCGTCACTCGACGAGCCGAGCCAACAGATGATCGACTCACAGCGTGAGCGTCTGTTCAACGAATTGGCCGAAGAATTTAGCATGTTCGATCGGCTCGGCAATCTCGTTCGACGGGTCTCACAACTGGTGAAACCAAGTGTCATTCATATCGAAGCACATAAAACAGAAAAGAACGAGTCTTATGATGAAGCAGGTGCGGGGGTCGTTTTGCGGATTGGGAATGACACTTGGGTAATGACCAACCGGCACGTGATTGTCGGCGCAAGCCCCAGCGAGATTTTGCTAAGGACGAGTGATGGAAAAGAGTTTCATCCCAGTGAAATTCTCGCCGACGCGAGCACGGATGTCGCCATTTTGAAAATCTCGCCAACAGCGTTGCCGCCTGCTCGGTTGGGCAACAGCGACATGACCGAGATCGGCGATTTTGTGATAGCGATTGGCAGCCCCTTTGGCTTGAGTCATTCGGTCACGTTTGGAATTTTGAGTGCGAAGGGGCGGCGGGATTTATCGCTCGGGGAACAACGAATTGAAATGCAGGATTTCTTTCAAACCGATGCAGCGATCAATCCGGGAAACAGTGGTGGGCCGCTGCTTAACCTGCGTGGCGAAGTCGTCGCACTCAATACCGCGATCGCCAGTAGCAGCGGAGGTAGCGAAGGGATCGGTTTCGCCATTCCGATCAACATGGCCGTTCAAGTCGCCGATCAATTGGTCCAATACGGGCAACTGCGCCGCGGCTATCTAGGCGTGACACTCGACCCCGTCTTTTCGGCTGCGGATTTGGCTGCAGCCGGATACACCGCCGCGGCTGGCGGCGCACTGGTCAAATCCGTTCGCCCTGGATCGCCTGCCGAAGTGGCTCATTTGCAACGTGGTGATATCATCGTCGAATTCTCAGGCCAAAAAGTCGATAGCGATGACCATTTGGTCGCCCAAGTCGGACTAGCCAAAATTGGTGAGAAAATCCCGATGATTATCTACCGTGATGGCAAACGCTATCGGACCGAGGTCGTCTTGACCGATATGCGTTGAAAGCGGGGTGCCGACAGGCGATTCACAACAGCATTCCGGCGACCGCTCCGGTCATGCAGCATGCCAACAGCCCCCCGAACATCGCTCGCAACCCCAGTTTGGCCAGATCATCTTTGCGGCTAGGCTCGAGACCGCCAATCCCACCGACTTGAATGCCTATTGCACCAAAGTTGGAAAAGCCTGCGAGCGCATAGGTCAAAATCGTTTTCGTCCGCTCACTGATCGGACTGTCAACACTTGCCGTATCAAGTTCCCCGAGTTGCATGAACGCGATGAACTCGTTGGCGACCGTCTTGATGCCGATAAACTCTCCTGCAGCGACCGATTCGTCGATCGGAATTCCCATGCACAATGCCAACGGAGCAAAAACGTAACCCAGAATCGATTCGAGTGTCACGCCGGTTATCGCTACCAAAATAGAATTACAAAGTGCGATCAATGCTAAGAAGGCGATCAACATCGCAGCAACATTTAAGGCCAGTTTCAATCCGTCCGAAGCACCTTGAACCGCTGCACCAATCACATTCACACTCGCTTTTTCGGAAGATAACTGAAGTCTTTCGGTCGACGGTGCCCCTTCAGTCTCGGGCAGCATTACCTTGGCGATCAACAACGCAGCGGGAGCACTGATAACCGAAGCGGTTATCAGATGGCTGGCATCCATTCCCATGTCGACGTAGGCCCCGAGAAGCCCACCGGTAACCGTCGCAAAACCGCCCGTCATCAAGGCATTCAGCTCGCTACGAGTCATCGTTGCTAAGTAAGGTTTGACCACCAGCGGCGCTTCGGTGTGTCCGACAAAGACGTTTGCTGCTGCGGATAAGGTTTCGGGTCCACTCGTCCCCAGCGTTCGCTGCATCGCCCATGCCATCGAGATCACCACCCACTGCATCACGCCGATGTGATACAGCACGGACATGAAGGCCGAAAAGAAAATCACCGTGGGCAATACCCCGAACGCAAAGGTTCTTAGCAATGCATGCTTAACTGGGATGATGTCATCAACGGAATCGGTGCTTCGCGCATTGATGTCGAAAACGAATGAGGCACCTTCGTCAACGAAGCTCAGTAGATGAGTGACTCCGTTCCCAAGCTGCTCAAACAGGAGCTGCCCCCAAGGAGTTCGAAGTACCAAGAAACCCAGTACGATTTGCAACAGAATTCCGCCGACAACAATTCGCACCGGAAACCGTCGTCGATCAGAACTCAGCAGCCATGCAATCGAGACCAGGATAATGATGCCGAGACCGCAAATCAGTCGAGATTGCATGATAACGATTCTATTCGGTTTGAGGCGTGTCGAAGATGCGGTCTCCCGCGTCACCTAGACCAGGCACAATAAACGATCGATCGTTCAATTCAGGATCGACAACCGCGACAAATAATTTAACCTTAGGGAAATCAGACAATACTCGATCCACACCTGGCTGAGCCGCAATGATGCTCAAGATTCGAATCTCGTCGACGCCCCACTCAATCAATCGCCTCACAACCAAATCGACGCTACCGCCAGTGGCCAACATCGGGTCGAGGACCAAAGCGACATTCGGGGCACCTGACATCGGCAACTTGTCATAATAACCGATTGGCTCAGCGGTTTCTTCGTTTCGATAGAGCCCCAAATGCCAAACAGCAGCATCGGGCAGCAATTGTTGAAGCGGTTCGACCATGCCAAGCCCAGCACGCAAAATCGGAACCAATCCAATCCTCACCGCCAACTCGTGACAATTGGCGTCGGTGATCGGGGTTGGAACCCGACAAGGCTTGGTCGACAAGTCTTGTGTCGCGTAAACGCCTACCAACATGGACAATCGCCCGATCGTTGCACGGAACTCGCTCGACCGGGTCGTCTTGTCACGAAGCCGGCAAAGATGGTGCTCGACAAGCGGATGATCGATCTTGATTAAGTTGTTCACTCGACTAGAACCCTTCGATGAATAGTAGCCGCGTCTCGCCGAGACGCGAACATCAACAGTAGCCGCACCAGTAGCCGCGTCTCTCCGAGACGAGAACCACCAACAGGATCCACCCCAGTAGCCGCGTCTCGCCGAGACGAGAACCACCAACAGTAGCCGCGTCTCGCCGAGACGCGAACATCAACATTAGCCGCACCAGTAGCCACGTCTCTCCGAGACGAGTACCACCAACATTAGCCGCACCAGTAGCCGCGTCTCTCCGAGACGAGAACCACCAGCGCCGGAGATGTTCTCGTCTCGGAGAGACGCGGCTACTGGAGATGTTCGCGTCTCGGAGAGACGCGGCTACTAATAGTAAAGCCTACGCAGGGCGACCGCTAGAGTGGCCGGCTTTCGGTCGAAACGCCAAGGGGAGCGGGGGGGGCGGCGGACCAGCGGTCATTTGACACTCTTTGGGCAGCGGATTCCGTTGGTCATCCTCCGGCAAAAAAAGACATTTCAAACGAGATCCTCCACCACCAACCGTCGTGATCCGCTCTGACAATCGACGGAACTTGACACTTTCCCGACCTACTTTCCAGGCGACATTTACTCTACAATCACGTCGAAATTCATCTTTTACAACAACGTTTCTCTTTCCACACTTTACTCGTCATGTCAAAACCGTCTGCAAATTTCAACGGGCTTCATATTGCGGCATTGGAAAGCCGCCGTGCCGAGGACATGACCCGTTTGATTCAGCGGCATGGTGGCGAGGCACATGTTAGTCCTTCGATGAAAGAGGTTCCCATCGAACCGAACCGTGCGGCGATCGATTTTGCCCACCGCGTGATGACGGGTGAAATCAGTACGATGATCTTGATGACCGGTGTCGGTTTTCGCTATTTCTTAAAAGCAATCGAAAAGCATCTCGACCAACAACGGTTCCTCGATTCTCTTTCCGACATCACAACGATTTGTCGTGGCCCGAAGCCAGCCGCGGTGATGCGTGAATTCGGGCTCAAACCCACCTACCGGGCCCCTGAACCGAACACGTGGCGTGAGTTACTGCAAACGATCGATGCCAATTTATCGATCGCCAACCAAACCGTTGGTCTGCAGGAATACGGAATTACCAACGCATCGCTAATCGCAGGACTTGAGGCAAGAGGTGCAACGGTTGAACCAGTCCGAGTCTATGGATGGGAATTTCCAAGCGATACGCTGCTGCTCGAAGAAAACGTGCAAGCTTTGGCGGCTGGCCAGCGTGATGTGTTGTTGGTCACCAGCGCCCATCAAATCGTCAATATGCTGCGAATGGCAGAACAATTGAATCGAGTTGACTCCTTGCGGCGTGGTTTGCATTCGACGGTGATCGCTTCGATTGGGCCGACGACCAGTCAAATGCTTTTCGAATGTGATTTGCACGTTGACATCGAACCATCGCATCCGAAGATGGGGCACCTTGTGACGGAAACCGCGGCTCGTAGCGAAGCTCTCGTTCAAGCAAAGCGTCGACTCAAACCGATCGATTTAAAGCAGGAATCCATGGCGGAGAGTTCCCCCTGTCACGACTCGCTATTCTTGCGTGCATGTCGCGGTGAAGCCACCGAGCGGACTCCCGTTTGGCTAATGCGTCAAGCGGGCCGATACATGTCCGAGTATCGCGAGGTTCGATCGCAACACACTTTCTTGGAGCTTTGTGCCAATCCGAAGCTCTGTAGCGAAATCATGTGTACCGCCGTCGATCGATTGGGGGTCGATGCGGCAATCATTTTCTCGGACCTGTTGCCCATTTTGGTGCCAATGGGTCTCGACCTGGAGTTCGTCAAGGGAGACGGGCCAGTGATTCACAATCCGGTCCGAACGGCTGCGGAAGTAGACCGCATCCAACCGCTCGACCGGCCGGAGGAACTTGATTTTGTTTATGAAACCGTTCGGCAAACCCGCAAAGACTTGCCAGCGGAAATGCCACTCATCGGATTCGCCGGGGCACCCTTTACTCTAGCCAGTTATGCGATCGAGGGTGGTGGCAGTCGCCAGTATTCGCATACCAAGAAATTGATGTACGATCCATCGTCGGCATGGTCCGATTTGATGAGCAAACTGTCCGATGCGATCACCGTTTATCTGAACCATCAAATTGCAGCGGGTGCAAACTGCGTCCAATTATTCGACAGTTGGGCGGGATGCTTGTCGCCGACGGATTACATCAAGCATGTATTGCCTTGGATGAAACAGATCATTGCAGGGATCGATCCATCGGTACCCGTCATCAACTTTGCGACGGGCAACCCAGAGCTTTTGCCGTTACTTCGCGGTGACCGGCGAACGGTCGTTGGCGTCGATTGGCGTATCCCGCTCGATGTCGCTTGGCAGCGTATCGGGCACGATTGCTCGGTTCAAGGAAACCTTGACCCGACCATTCTCTTGGCCGATCCTGATGTGATCCGAGAACGCGTCGCCGACTTGCTTGAATCGGTCGGCGATCGACCGGGACACATTTTCAACCTCGGTCACGGCGTCTTAAAAGAAACGCCCGTCGAAAATGCCATTGCCCTAGTCGAATGCGTGAAAGAACTAAGCGTGCGCTCGTCATGATGGTGTCTTAGTTACTGCGGGCGGTCCGCTCGCAGCGATGCGGCTAGCAGGATGACAGCGAATAGGGCGCACAGCAACGTGGCGACGCGATAAGTATCAAATTGGTCGTGTGCCACACTGAACAAATAGGGGCCAACCGCCGTCCCTGCGACGACCAGAGAGGTCGAAAACCCCGAAATGGCACCGAGGTGTTTACGGCCAAAGAATCGCGGCCACGTCACCGATGCAATAATACCAAACATGCCTTGCATTAGCCCCATTCCCAACACCACAAATACGACCGACGTTTGCGAGCCCAGAAACGACAGGCTCAAAGACAGCATGACGATTCCAATCAGTTGTACCATCGCCAGATACTTTAGCTTAACAAAATCGCTCAACCAACTGGCAACAAATTCAACGACGACGCTAACACAGGCGGCCGGGATGAAGATGGCCACCGCCTCACGACGCGGCATTCCTGCGTCAGCGAAAAAAGAGACCACGTGAAAGGAAAGGGACGTTAACAGTAAGCCAGATAAAACGGTGCAAAATGTGAACACCCAAAAACTGTACGTGCCTCTCGCTTCCGATAACGTAAAGTGCCGCCCGTTTCGAGTTTCGGGGTGGATATTCCGAGCGTCCTTCGCGAACGGCCCGTCAGGCAATAGTCCATGGTCTTCGGGTCTCGCTCGCCCAAAACAAAATGCGATGATTGCAAACGAGGCAACGAGTGCTGCAATCGTTTGCCATGCCCATTGCCAGCCACCCTTTTGGATCAGCCATTCAAAAAATGGAGGCGTCAAGGAAAAGCCAAACGCGACCGAAATCCCGATGAAAGCCAACGCCATACCACGACGCTGCTCAAACCACTCCAGCACCATGTTGCGTGATGACAACGTCAACATGCCTTGTCCAAAAAAACGCATCGCGAAGAAGCCTAGCATCAAGACGGCCAAGGACGTATAGCTGCGATCGACGCTTGGTAAAAACGCTGCGATGGACTCGGCGATTTCGGCCGAGAAACTCATGCCGGTCAAAGCCAGTGATAACATCAATGCCGCAGCGGCGGACATCCAGCGTCCTCCATATCGGTCGTACCAACGACCAGCACGCGTGATCAACAATGCACTGGAAATCGTACCCACCAAGTACGCAAAGCTGATCCAACTGCGAGACAATTGGTGAGCATCCATCAAAAAATCGGTGAACACCGAGACGCCGATCGTTTGCCCCGGGGCACTGGCCAGAACCCCCAGCGTTCCCAGTGCTAACGCGACCGTGCCATAAAAGAACGGCAGGCGAGCGGGATCGAACGGAAATTTGGCGAGTGGCGAGCCAGGTGTCTGTCCAGGTGTCTCGCGAGCAGATTTCATGTTGACCACCATCGTCTTTTAAGGAAAGGTCAACATTGGACTTTACTTCCGCATTCATGTCAGCGGGGATTGACAAGGGTGTGTGCAAATCGTAATTGCTAAGGGCGTCAGAAAAAAAAACTT harbors:
- a CDS encoding NupC/NupG family nucleoside CNT transporter, encoding MQSRLICGLGIIILVSIAWLLSSDRRRFPVRIVVGGILLQIVLGFLVLRTPWGQLLFEQLGNGVTHLLSFVDEGASFVFDINARSTDSVDDIIPVKHALLRTFAFGVLPTVIFFSAFMSVLYHIGVMQWVVISMAWAMQRTLGTSGPETLSAAANVFVGHTEAPLVVKPYLATMTRSELNALMTGGFATVTGGLLGAYVDMGMDASHLITASVISAPAALLIAKVMLPETEGAPSTERLQLSSEKASVNVIGAAVQGASDGLKLALNVAAMLIAFLALIALCNSILVAITGVTLESILGYVFAPLALCMGIPIDESVAAGEFIGIKTVANEFIAFMQLGELDTASVDSPISERTKTILTYALAGFSNFGAIGIQVGGIGGLEPSRKDDLAKLGLRAMFGGLLACCMTGAVAGMLL
- a CDS encoding MFS transporter, which encodes MKSARETPGQTPGSPLAKFPFDPARLPFFYGTVALALGTLGVLASAPGQTIGVSVFTDFLMDAHQLSRSWISFAYLVGTISSALLITRAGRWYDRYGGRWMSAAAALMLSLALTGMSFSAEIAESIAAFLPSVDRSYTSLAVLMLGFFAMRFFGQGMLTLSSRNMVLEWFEQRRGMALAFIGISVAFGFSLTPPFFEWLIQKGGWQWAWQTIAALVASFAIIAFCFGRARPEDHGLLPDGPFAKDARNIHPETRNGRHFTLSEARGTYSFWVFTFCTVLSGLLLTSLSFHVVSFFADAGMPRREAVAIFIPAACVSVVVEFVASWLSDFVKLKYLAMVQLIGIVMLSLSLSFLGSQTSVVFVVLGMGLMQGMFGIIASVTWPRFFGRKHLGAISGFSTSLVVAGTAVGPYLFSVAHDQFDTYRVATLLCALFAVILLAASLRADRPQ
- a CDS encoding S1C family serine protease — encoded protein: MVPKPETCRHHAVCRSPNVPRCFFIISLIGMSWITVSTVASAQTNSTLSSDGHSVSVRRPSLDEPSQQMIDSQRERLFNELAEEFSMFDRLGNLVRRVSQLVKPSVIHIEAHKTEKNESYDEAGAGVVLRIGNDTWVMTNRHVIVGASPSEILLRTSDGKEFHPSEILADASTDVAILKISPTALPPARLGNSDMTEIGDFVIAIGSPFGLSHSVTFGILSAKGRRDLSLGEQRIEMQDFFQTDAAINPGNSGGPLLNLRGEVVALNTAIASSSGGSEGIGFAIPINMAVQVADQLVQYGQLRRGYLGVTLDPVFSAADLAAAGYTAAAGGALVKSVRPGSPAEVAHLQRGDIIVEFSGQKVDSDDHLVAQVGLAKIGEKIPMIIYRDGKRYRTEVVLTDMR
- the hemE gene encoding uroporphyrinogen decarboxylase is translated as MSKPSANFNGLHIAALESRRAEDMTRLIQRHGGEAHVSPSMKEVPIEPNRAAIDFAHRVMTGEISTMILMTGVGFRYFLKAIEKHLDQQRFLDSLSDITTICRGPKPAAVMREFGLKPTYRAPEPNTWRELLQTIDANLSIANQTVGLQEYGITNASLIAGLEARGATVEPVRVYGWEFPSDTLLLEENVQALAAGQRDVLLVTSAHQIVNMLRMAEQLNRVDSLRRGLHSTVIASIGPTTSQMLFECDLHVDIEPSHPKMGHLVTETAARSEALVQAKRRLKPIDLKQESMAESSPCHDSLFLRACRGEATERTPVWLMRQAGRYMSEYREVRSQHTFLELCANPKLCSEIMCTAVDRLGVDAAIIFSDLLPILVPMGLDLEFVKGDGPVIHNPVRTAAEVDRIQPLDRPEELDFVYETVRQTRKDLPAEMPLIGFAGAPFTLASYAIEGGGSRQYSHTKKLMYDPSSAWSDLMSKLSDAITVYLNHQIAAGANCVQLFDSWAGCLSPTDYIKHVLPWMKQIIAGIDPSVPVINFATGNPELLPLLRGDRRTVVGVDWRIPLDVAWQRIGHDCSVQGNLDPTILLADPDVIRERVADLLESVGDRPGHIFNLGHGVLKETPVENAIALVECVKELSVRSS
- the upp gene encoding uracil phosphoribosyltransferase, with the protein product MNNLIKIDHPLVEHHLCRLRDKTTRSSEFRATIGRLSMLVGVYATQDLSTKPCRVPTPITDANCHELAVRIGLVPILRAGLGMVEPLQQLLPDAAVWHLGLYRNEETAEPIGYYDKLPMSGAPNVALVLDPMLATGGSVDLVVRRLIEWGVDEIRILSIIAAQPGVDRVLSDFPKVKLFVAVVDPELNDRSFIVPGLGDAGDRIFDTPQTE